One window from the genome of Pedobacter schmidteae encodes:
- a CDS encoding ABC transporter ATP-binding protein, which translates to MISLKSVSHEYPGGHAISFKDWQINNGTQWLLLGESGSGKTTLLHILTGILQPAKGEVYINDTSIYGLSSKALDQFRGQNIGIIFQRPHLIKSLSIADNLVLAQSFAGLPADLHRVNEVLTSLGIADKKKSYPNELSHGQLQRVSIARAVINKPALLIADEPTSSLDDKNATAVLSLLMQQSGLNQATLVVATHDKRVKDAFTNTYELS; encoded by the coding sequence ATGATTTCATTAAAATCAGTTTCGCATGAATACCCTGGTGGTCATGCCATTTCGTTTAAAGACTGGCAAATAAACAATGGAACGCAATGGTTGCTATTGGGCGAGTCGGGCAGTGGAAAAACCACTTTGTTGCATATACTAACCGGTATACTACAGCCTGCTAAAGGAGAAGTATACATCAACGACACATCGATTTACGGATTATCGTCGAAAGCATTGGACCAATTCAGGGGTCAGAATATCGGAATCATCTTTCAGCGCCCGCATCTGATCAAAAGTCTGAGTATAGCCGACAACCTGGTGCTGGCTCAAAGTTTTGCAGGTTTGCCGGCCGACTTGCACCGTGTAAATGAAGTGTTGACCTCACTTGGCATAGCCGATAAGAAAAAATCTTATCCAAACGAACTGAGTCATGGGCAGTTGCAGCGTGTTTCTATTGCCAGGGCTGTAATCAATAAGCCAGCCCTGCTGATTGCAGACGAACCTACTTCCAGTCTGGATGACAAAAACGCAACGGCAGTATTGTCGTTACTCATGCAACAGTCCGGCCTTAACCAGGCTACACTGGTAGTCGCTACACACGACAAAAGAGTGAAAGATGCATTTACAAATACTTACGAATTATCATGA
- a CDS encoding Fur family transcriptional regulator — protein MSIDPVSLLKEHDLKHTKQRVRVLEEIALDTVAISQPDLEKKLGKEIDRVTLYRILNTYEEKGILHRIMDMHGTANYAICSSSCTEAHHHDEHVHFNCTNCFKIYCLEVEVPRIKMPKGFTANAVSSTAYGICDKCNAI, from the coding sequence ATGAGTATTGATCCGGTTAGCCTGTTAAAAGAGCACGATTTAAAACATACCAAACAACGTGTGAGGGTTTTAGAAGAGATTGCTTTGGATACCGTAGCCATTTCGCAGCCCGACCTCGAAAAAAAACTGGGCAAAGAAATTGACCGTGTAACCTTATACCGGATATTAAATACTTATGAAGAAAAGGGAATTCTGCACAGGATTATGGATATGCATGGAACGGCCAATTATGCCATTTGCTCTTCCTCCTGTACGGAAGCGCATCACCATGATGAGCATGTACATTTTAATTGTACCAATTGCTTTAAAATTTATTGTCTTGAGGTAGAAGTACCCCGCATCAAAATGCCTAAAGGATTCACCGCAAATGCCGTAAGCTCTACAGCTTACGGCATTTGCGATAAATGTAATGCGATTTAG
- a CDS encoding peptidylprolyl isomerase encodes MSIKPNTVVSLTYELHTTNEEGQQVFVEKTEKENPLVFLYGAGMMLPKFEEHLAGLNVGDTYGFELSAADGYGEIDPGAFADLPIDMFKEAGLPAVGDVIPLQDNQGNHFRAGVTAVHEDVVNVDLNHPMAGKDLIFAGEILAVREATEEELAHGHAHGADGHSGH; translated from the coding sequence ATGAGTATTAAACCCAATACAGTGGTATCATTAACGTACGAATTGCATACGACTAATGAAGAAGGACAACAGGTTTTTGTAGAAAAAACAGAGAAGGAAAATCCACTTGTTTTTTTATATGGCGCAGGAATGATGCTGCCAAAATTTGAAGAACACCTGGCTGGCTTAAACGTTGGTGATACTTACGGTTTTGAGCTTTCGGCAGCTGATGGCTACGGAGAGATTGATCCGGGAGCATTTGCTGATTTGCCAATTGATATGTTTAAAGAAGCCGGATTGCCTGCTGTAGGTGACGTTATTCCTTTACAGGATAATCAAGGCAATCATTTCAGGGCAGGAGTTACTGCAGTACATGAAGATGTGGTTAATGTTGATTTGAACCACCCTATGGCTGGTAAAGACCTGATTTTTGCAGGTGAAATTTTAGCTGTACGTGAAGCTACAGAAGAAGAATTGGCTCATGGTCACGCACACGGTGCTGACGGTCATTCAGGTCACTAA
- a CDS encoding FtsX-like permease family protein, with protein sequence MSPLKISWKSLWSKPLSAALNIMLVAFGTGILTILLLASTQIGEKLDNNSKDIDLVVGAKGSPLQLILSSIYYIDFPTGNIPLKQAMELARSPFVKRAVPLALGDNYNGVRIVGTDSNFVSLYQLKTSAGKFWQKDFETTIGAGVAKSQGLKIGDTFYGAHGLTGSSDVHKSHQYTVSGILEPQGNVTDNLILTNVASVWKMHDDHGEEAHQHEEGEHHHHEEGEAHDHGEEHHQHNESADQSRELTSLLIQYRSPMSVAMFPRLVNETTNMQAASPAQESTRLFSLIGIGVDTLQWFAVLIMLIAAISVFVNLYNSLKERNYDLAIMRTLGASRTKLFVIIIAEGVMLTLAGTLIGIALGHVVLEFIGHNQESSQAQLSGFVLLYDEIYLFVAGLAIGIFAAIIPAVQAYRSNISKILSKN encoded by the coding sequence ATGAGCCCATTAAAAATAAGCTGGAAAAGTTTATGGTCTAAACCCTTATCAGCAGCATTAAACATCATGCTGGTCGCTTTTGGCACAGGAATTCTGACCATTCTATTGCTGGCTTCAACCCAGATCGGAGAAAAACTGGACAACAATTCAAAAGATATAGACCTGGTTGTCGGTGCAAAAGGTAGTCCGCTACAACTCATTTTAAGCAGTATTTATTATATCGATTTTCCAACTGGTAATATTCCTTTAAAACAGGCTATGGAACTGGCCCGCAGCCCCTTTGTAAAACGCGCGGTACCATTGGCACTGGGCGACAATTACAATGGCGTCCGCATTGTAGGCACCGACAGCAATTTTGTAAGCCTTTATCAATTAAAAACCAGCGCCGGAAAGTTCTGGCAAAAGGATTTCGAGACCACCATAGGTGCCGGAGTGGCCAAAAGTCAGGGGCTTAAAATTGGTGATACTTTTTACGGCGCACATGGCTTAACCGGGAGTAGTGATGTGCATAAAAGTCATCAATACACGGTATCAGGGATACTGGAGCCTCAGGGAAATGTAACCGACAACCTGATCCTTACCAATGTAGCCAGTGTATGGAAAATGCACGATGATCATGGCGAAGAAGCACATCAGCATGAAGAAGGCGAACACCATCATCATGAGGAAGGAGAAGCACATGATCATGGCGAAGAACATCATCAGCACAATGAAAGTGCCGACCAATCCCGGGAACTGACTTCTTTACTGATCCAGTACCGATCCCCAATGTCGGTGGCCATGTTTCCGCGACTGGTTAATGAAACCACAAACATGCAAGCAGCTTCACCCGCCCAGGAAAGTACCCGTCTTTTCTCTTTAATAGGCATTGGTGTGGATACTTTGCAATGGTTTGCTGTCCTCATTATGCTCATTGCAGCCATCAGTGTATTTGTAAATCTGTACAATTCGTTAAAAGAAAGAAATTACGATCTGGCCATTATGCGCACATTAGGTGCTTCCAGAACAAAATTATTTGTCATCATTATTGCCGAAGGCGTGATGCTCACACTGGCAGGAACCCTTATCGGCATTGCGCTGGGGCATGTGGTATTGGAGTTTATCGGGCACAACCAGGAAAGCAGTCAGGCACAACTTAGTGGTTTTGTTTTACTTTATGATGAAATATATCTATTTGTTGCCGGCCTGGCGATTGGTATATTTGCGGCTATAATACCTGCCGTGCAGGCATACCGGTCAAACATTTCAAAAATATTGTCCAAAAATTAA
- the cls gene encoding cardiolipin synthase — protein MNWLLLSEIAYVVILILVCLRIVYDTRSTTKSLAYLLFAIFVPFFGMIFYFSFGINYRHRKMYSKKLYQNDDLAARFNQKLLSYSRQTFQENSDAVISNKELAFMVLKDSMSPLTAKNSVKLLINGEQKFPEVLQAIRNAQHHIHIEYYIYEDDEIGKAIEAALIEKAKEGITVRFIYDDFGSRDIRKKLVPRLKAAGVNAFPFLKVHFMLLANRLNYRNHRKIIVIDGVTAFVGGINVSDRYINNGHPDQQVYWRDTHLRIDGPGVQYLQYLFLCDWNFCANEILQPDDNFFPPEPMQIIADNKIVQIAASGPDSESPTILFSILQAINLATHEILITSPYFIPGESLLDALTIASLSGIKIKLLVPGKSDSILVNAAAKSYYNDLLSAGVEIYQYQKGFVHAKTMVTDNKIAIVGTANMDFRSFDLNFEVNAIVYDSDIASELGRVFYQDLEGSVKIDPAHWAERPLHKQLLEKAARLLSPLL, from the coding sequence ATGAACTGGTTGTTACTCTCCGAAATTGCTTATGTTGTTATCCTAATTCTGGTTTGTCTTCGCATCGTTTATGATACCCGGAGTACCACAAAATCACTGGCCTATCTGCTGTTTGCCATATTTGTTCCCTTTTTTGGGATGATCTTTTACTTCTCTTTCGGCATCAATTACCGCCACCGGAAAATGTACAGCAAAAAGCTTTATCAAAATGACGATCTGGCAGCCAGGTTCAATCAGAAACTGCTGAGCTATTCCAGGCAAACCTTTCAGGAAAACAGCGATGCCGTAATCAGCAATAAAGAACTGGCATTTATGGTCCTGAAAGATTCCATGAGTCCTTTAACGGCAAAAAATTCGGTCAAACTATTGATCAACGGAGAACAGAAATTTCCGGAGGTATTACAAGCCATCCGGAATGCCCAACACCATATTCACATTGAATATTACATTTATGAAGATGATGAGATAGGCAAAGCAATTGAAGCCGCCCTGATCGAAAAAGCAAAAGAAGGCATCACTGTACGCTTTATTTATGACGACTTTGGGAGCCGCGACATTCGCAAAAAGCTGGTGCCCCGATTAAAGGCCGCTGGTGTAAATGCCTTCCCTTTTTTAAAGGTACACTTTATGCTTCTTGCCAATCGCCTCAACTATCGGAATCACCGCAAAATAATTGTCATTGATGGGGTAACGGCTTTTGTTGGTGGTATTAATGTCAGCGACAGATACATCAATAATGGTCACCCAGACCAACAAGTCTACTGGCGCGATACCCATTTACGTATCGACGGGCCGGGCGTACAGTATCTGCAGTATCTATTTTTGTGCGACTGGAATTTCTGTGCCAATGAAATCCTGCAGCCTGATGACAACTTTTTTCCTCCCGAGCCTATGCAGATCATTGCCGACAATAAAATTGTGCAGATTGCCGCCAGCGGTCCCGATTCAGAATCACCAACTATTTTATTTTCCATATTACAGGCCATTAACCTTGCAACCCATGAAATCCTGATCACCAGTCCATACTTTATACCGGGAGAAAGTTTATTGGATGCACTAACCATTGCATCGTTAAGTGGGATTAAAATAAAACTATTGGTTCCAGGCAAATCCGATTCTATTCTGGTGAATGCTGCGGCCAAATCATATTACAATGATTTGTTGAGCGCCGGAGTAGAAATTTACCAGTATCAAAAAGGTTTTGTACATGCAAAAACTATGGTAACCGACAACAAAATTGCCATTGTGGGCACCGCCAATATGGATTTCAGAAGCTTTGATCTTAATTTTGAAGTTAACGCGATTGTATACGACAGCGACATTGCAAGCGAACTGGGCCGCGTTTTTTATCAGGATCTGGAAGGTTCGGTAAAAATTGATCCGGCACATTGGGCAGAACGGCCACTGCACAAACAACTGCTCGAAAAAGCGGCGCGCCTGTTATCTCCGCTACTTTAG
- a CDS encoding thioredoxin domain-containing protein has product MNTEPNSLIKASSPYLLQHAYNPVNWYEWGEEALLKAKNENKLILVSIGYSACHWCHVMERESFENHEVAEVMNQHYVCIKVDREERPDIDQIYMLAIQLMTGSGGWPLNCICLPDQRPIYGGTYFKKADWINVLLSVADMWKNEPEKAVQYAERLTDGIRNAEKIIPDIKTEAYTTVHLTEIIEPWKRYFDMAEGGYDRAPKFPLPNNWQFMLRYSHLMKDDATHVSALLTLEKMAMGGIYDHIGGGFARYSVDGDWHVPHFEKMLYDNAQLISLYAEAYQYSKSLLFKEVAEESIAWLEREMTSPEGLFYAALDADSEGVEGKFYVWDKAEFDAVLGENAVLLADYFNVTEEGNWEEEQTNILLRKFDEEEYADVKGISIVLLQQKIKAAKEQLLQERSKRVRPGLDDKCLTAWNAMTIKGLAESAGIFNQPHYYALAKRAAVFMLTNLRTADGGLYRNFKNGKATIPGFLDDYAFFIEALIALYQYDFDEKWLIEGRKLTDYVLQHFEDADSPMLFYTAGTGEALIARKHEIMDNVISASNSVMAQNLHKLGLLFDEELYGFKAEGMLAAVLPQIKTYGSAYANWAIQLLEAVFGVNEVALTGSELEKIKGAFNKYYIPNKITLGGINSRLPLLKDKQSIETKIYICRNKVCQLPVSTVDEALTLITK; this is encoded by the coding sequence ATGAATACAGAACCCAATAGCTTAATTAAAGCCTCTTCACCATATTTGTTACAGCATGCTTATAACCCGGTAAATTGGTACGAGTGGGGCGAAGAAGCCTTATTGAAGGCAAAAAATGAAAACAAACTGATATTGGTCAGCATAGGTTATTCGGCCTGCCACTGGTGTCACGTGATGGAACGGGAAAGTTTTGAAAACCATGAGGTGGCCGAGGTAATGAACCAGCATTATGTTTGTATAAAGGTAGACAGGGAGGAACGTCCGGATATAGATCAGATTTATATGCTGGCTATACAACTGATGACGGGGAGTGGGGGCTGGCCCTTAAACTGTATTTGTTTGCCCGATCAGCGCCCTATATATGGCGGTACTTATTTTAAGAAGGCCGACTGGATCAATGTATTGCTGAGTGTAGCTGATATGTGGAAAAATGAGCCTGAAAAGGCGGTACAGTATGCCGAACGGTTAACAGATGGTATCCGTAATGCCGAAAAAATCATTCCCGATATTAAAACAGAGGCTTATACAACCGTACATTTAACAGAAATTATTGAACCCTGGAAAAGGTATTTTGACATGGCTGAAGGGGGATATGACCGCGCACCAAAGTTTCCGCTACCCAACAACTGGCAGTTTATGTTGCGTTACAGTCACCTGATGAAGGATGATGCTACGCATGTTTCGGCCCTGCTTACTTTAGAAAAGATGGCTATGGGTGGTATTTATGATCATATTGGTGGCGGTTTTGCCCGGTATTCGGTTGATGGGGACTGGCATGTGCCGCATTTTGAAAAAATGTTGTACGACAATGCCCAACTGATTAGCTTGTATGCCGAGGCCTACCAGTATTCGAAATCTTTATTGTTTAAAGAGGTTGCCGAAGAAAGCATTGCCTGGCTGGAAAGAGAGATGACTTCGCCTGAAGGCTTGTTTTATGCTGCGCTGGATGCCGATAGTGAAGGGGTAGAAGGGAAATTTTATGTATGGGATAAAGCCGAATTTGATGCCGTACTTGGAGAGAACGCCGTGTTGCTGGCCGATTATTTTAATGTAACTGAAGAGGGAAACTGGGAGGAGGAACAAACCAATATTCTGCTCAGGAAATTTGATGAAGAGGAATATGCTGATGTCAAAGGCATTTCGATTGTGCTGCTGCAGCAGAAAATAAAGGCTGCAAAAGAGCAGTTGCTTCAGGAACGTAGCAAAAGAGTACGGCCAGGTCTGGATGATAAATGTTTAACGGCCTGGAATGCCATGACCATAAAGGGGCTGGCAGAAAGTGCGGGAATATTTAATCAACCACATTATTACGCGCTGGCCAAAAGGGCAGCAGTATTTATGCTGACAAATTTAAGGACGGCTGATGGCGGACTGTACCGGAATTTCAAGAATGGTAAAGCCACTATTCCGGGCTTTCTGGACGATTATGCTTTCTTTATTGAGGCATTGATTGCTTTGTATCAATATGATTTTGATGAGAAATGGTTGATAGAGGGCAGGAAGTTGACGGATTATGTGTTGCAGCATTTTGAGGATGCAGATAGCCCGATGTTGTTTTATACTGCCGGAACGGGAGAGGCGCTGATCGCGCGTAAACATGAGATTATGGATAATGTGATCTCTGCTTCTAATTCAGTTATGGCACAAAACCTGCACAAATTGGGCTTGTTGTTTGACGAAGAGTTGTATGGCTTTAAGGCTGAAGGTATGCTGGCTGCCGTGCTACCTCAGATTAAAACGTATGGGTCGGCTTATGCCAATTGGGCCATTCAGCTTTTGGAAGCTGTGTTTGGTGTAAATGAAGTCGCTTTGACGGGCAGTGAGCTGGAAAAGATAAAAGGAGCGTTTAATAAATACTATATTCCCAATAAAATTACGTTGGGAGGAATAAATTCAAGGCTACCTTTGTTAAAAGATAAGCAAAGCATTGAAACAAAAATCTATATTTGCCGAAATAAAGTGTGCCAGTTGCCGGTATCTACCGTTGATGAAGCATTAACATTGATAACTAAATAA
- a CDS encoding MerC domain-containing protein: MIKLTKPPVKTSRLDQIGITASLACAIHCAALPFLISILPLWGLSFLADSWVEIGMICLSLLIGFWSLGTSFPKHKKIIPMGVLLAGFILIASGHYFIENLEAVLIPLGGFTIAAAHFINWRYSRVCTHK, encoded by the coding sequence ATGATAAAACTTACGAAACCACCCGTTAAAACATCCAGATTAGATCAGATAGGCATTACAGCTTCACTGGCTTGCGCCATACATTGCGCGGCCCTACCCTTTCTCATCAGCATACTTCCATTGTGGGGCTTGAGTTTCCTGGCCGATAGCTGGGTAGAAATCGGCATGATCTGCCTCTCCTTGCTGATCGGTTTCTGGTCATTAGGCACTTCATTCCCAAAACACAAAAAAATAATCCCAATGGGGGTATTGCTTGCAGGATTTATATTGATCGCCTCGGGACATTACTTTATTGAAAATTTAGAGGCTGTACTTATTCCCTTGGGTGGCTTTACTATAGCCGCTGCCCATTTTATCAACTGGAGATACAGCCGTGTCTGTACCCATAAATAG
- a CDS encoding YceI family protein has translation MKKLFLLVAVMSTALFAFKSVAPTSWTADTAHSKLGFVITHLLITDVEGSFKNFQSTITSSKPDFSDAVIELTADVNSVNTDNDKRDEHLKGADFFDAAKFPKLTFKSTAVKKVSGNKYKVSGNLTFHGVTKPITLDAVLRGVTTNPMSKKPTAGFKVSGTIKRADFGFGTKYGNAMLSDEVTLNANTEFVQN, from the coding sequence ATGAAAAAATTATTTTTATTGGTGGCAGTAATGAGTACTGCACTTTTTGCGTTCAAATCTGTTGCTCCTACAAGCTGGACTGCCGATACTGCACATTCTAAACTGGGTTTTGTAATTACACACCTGTTGATTACCGATGTAGAGGGATCTTTCAAAAATTTCCAGTCTACCATCACTTCTTCAAAACCTGATTTTTCTGATGCAGTGATTGAGTTGACGGCAGATGTAAATTCGGTAAATACAGATAATGACAAAAGAGATGAACACTTGAAAGGTGCCGATTTTTTTGACGCTGCTAAATTTCCTAAGCTGACTTTTAAAAGTACAGCGGTAAAAAAAGTTTCCGGTAACAAATACAAAGTAAGCGGAAACCTGACTTTTCATGGTGTAACCAAACCGATCACTTTAGATGCAGTTTTAAGAGGGGTAACTACCAATCCAATGTCTAAAAAACCTACAGCAGGTTTCAAAGTTAGCGGAACAATTAAAAGAGCTGATTTCGGATTTGGTACTAAATATGGTAATGCGATGTTAAGCGACGAAGTTACGTTGAACGCGAACACTGAATTTGTACAGAACTAA
- a CDS encoding mandelate racemase/muconate lactonizing enzyme family protein — translation MKITRTEIYRFSIPMEPFVIATGTMHFAQNVFIRMYTDTGMYGVGECSAFPMIVGETQETCLAMAKDFAKILIGKNPLDIPERMNDLLGYAAHNSTIKSAFDMALFDIAAKNAGLPLYRFLGGQKRLIETDMTIGIDTPENMALSAVKYQQQGCRIIKIKLGKKIHDDMERVKQIRAAVGNEMVLRLDANQGWSFDDALYALGAMEAFNIEFCEQPMRTWFDDQLPELNLNSPIKIMADESCYNHHDARKLINSKACEYLNIKFSKSGGILEAQKIHEIALQTGTKCMIGSMLESRIALSANLHFALASPNVVFFDLDTCLLGHLVDPVIGGLTYDGYFLDVPDTPGIGADADAHFLQGCEKWVI, via the coding sequence ATGAAGATAACGCGCACCGAAATTTACCGTTTTAGCATCCCGATGGAACCTTTTGTAATTGCAACAGGAACCATGCATTTTGCTCAGAATGTTTTCATCAGAATGTATACCGATACGGGTATGTACGGCGTAGGCGAATGCTCCGCTTTTCCGATGATTGTTGGTGAAACCCAGGAAACCTGCCTGGCTATGGCCAAAGATTTTGCCAAAATACTCATTGGAAAAAATCCATTGGATATTCCCGAAAGGATGAACGACCTGCTGGGCTATGCTGCGCACAATAGCACCATCAAAAGCGCTTTTGACATGGCGCTATTTGATATTGCCGCAAAAAATGCAGGTTTGCCATTATACCGGTTTTTAGGTGGACAAAAGCGCCTTATTGAAACAGATATGACCATTGGCATCGATACCCCAGAAAATATGGCCCTTTCGGCTGTTAAATATCAACAGCAAGGTTGCCGTATCATCAAAATAAAACTGGGCAAAAAAATCCATGATGACATGGAGCGCGTAAAGCAGATCAGAGCAGCTGTGGGCAACGAGATGGTATTGCGACTGGACGCCAACCAGGGATGGAGTTTTGATGACGCCCTTTATGCACTGGGTGCAATGGAAGCATTTAATATAGAATTTTGTGAGCAACCTATGCGTACCTGGTTCGACGATCAGTTGCCCGAGCTCAATTTAAATTCGCCCATCAAAATAATGGCCGACGAAAGCTGCTATAACCACCATGATGCACGAAAACTGATCAATAGCAAAGCCTGCGAATACCTGAATATTAAATTCTCAAAATCGGGAGGGATTTTAGAGGCGCAAAAAATTCATGAGATTGCCTTACAAACGGGCACAAAATGTATGATTGGCAGCATGCTGGAAAGCAGAATAGCTTTAAGCGCCAACCTGCACTTTGCGCTGGCCAGTCCAAATGTAGTATTCTTTGATTTAGACACCTGCCTCCTGGGCCACCTTGTAGACCCGGTGATTGGCGGATTGACCTATGATGGCTATTTCCTGGATGTTCCGGATACACCCGGCATAGGTGCCGATGCCGATGCCCACTTTTTACAGGGATGTGAAAAATGGGTGATATAA
- a CDS encoding ABC-F family ATP-binding cassette domain-containing protein produces the protein MISVSNLSLRYGKRTLFEDVNLKFTHGNCYGVIGANGAGKSTFLKILSGEVSQTTGSVAFTPGERMAVLKQNHYEFDEFSVIETVMMGHKELYDIMKEKDAIYLKEDFSDKDGERAGELENRFAEMDGWNMESNAATMLSNLGIKEEYHYKQLKELDGNQKVRVLLAQALFGNPDILLLDEPTNDLDIDTIAWLENFLADYQNIVLVVSHDRHFLDAVCTHIVDIDFSKMSIYSGNYTFWYESSQLALKQRSDQNKKLEEKVKELQEFIQRFSANASKSKQATSRKKALDKIDISEIKASSRKYPAILFNNLGREAGDQILQVENLSCTLNGEVMFKNVSFMVNKGDKIAVLSQNSLATTAFYNILTEREKNYTGEFKFGVTINMADIPNDNSVYFENKDENLVDWLREYSGTDQDEQFVRSFLGRMLFSGEEVLKNVKVLSGGEKMRCVFSQMMLKHANLLLFDEPTNHLDLESITALNNGLKDFKGTALFTSRDHALTESVATRIIELTPKGAIDKMMTYDEYISSADVAELRAQMYSK, from the coding sequence ATGATTTCAGTTTCTAATTTATCACTCCGTTACGGAAAAAGAACTTTATTTGAAGATGTCAACTTAAAATTTACCCATGGCAACTGCTATGGCGTAATTGGAGCTAACGGCGCAGGTAAATCGACTTTTCTTAAAATATTATCTGGTGAAGTGAGCCAGACTACAGGTAGTGTTGCTTTCACTCCCGGAGAACGCATGGCGGTTTTAAAACAAAACCACTATGAATTTGATGAATTCAGCGTTATTGAAACCGTAATGATGGGCCACAAAGAATTGTACGACATCATGAAAGAGAAAGATGCCATTTATCTGAAAGAAGATTTTTCGGATAAAGACGGTGAACGCGCAGGAGAGCTGGAAAACAGATTTGCAGAAATGGACGGCTGGAACATGGAAAGCAATGCCGCTACCATGCTTAGTAACCTTGGAATAAAAGAAGAATATCATTACAAACAGTTAAAAGAACTGGATGGTAACCAGAAAGTACGTGTGCTATTGGCACAAGCCTTATTTGGTAATCCGGATATTTTGCTATTGGATGAGCCTACCAACGACCTGGATATTGATACCATTGCATGGTTAGAAAATTTCCTGGCCGATTATCAAAACATTGTATTGGTGGTATCGCACGACAGGCACTTTTTAGATGCGGTTTGTACACATATCGTAGATATCGATTTCAGCAAAATGAGTATTTACTCCGGTAACTACACCTTCTGGTACGAGTCGAGCCAGCTGGCTTTAAAACAACGCAGCGACCAGAATAAAAAGCTGGAGGAGAAAGTTAAAGAATTACAGGAGTTTATACAGCGCTTTAGCGCCAATGCCTCTAAGTCGAAACAGGCAACTTCACGTAAAAAAGCCCTTGATAAGATCGACATCTCGGAAATTAAGGCTTCCAGCCGTAAATATCCGGCCATTTTATTCAACAACCTGGGCCGCGAAGCAGGTGATCAGATTTTGCAGGTAGAAAACCTTTCCTGCACCTTAAATGGTGAAGTGATGTTTAAAAATGTAAGCTTCATGGTAAATAAAGGCGATAAAATTGCGGTTTTATCTCAAAACAGTCTGGCTACCACCGCCTTTTACAACATACTTACAGAACGCGAAAAAAACTATACCGGAGAATTTAAGTTTGGGGTAACCATTAATATGGCCGACATCCCTAACGACAACTCTGTTTATTTTGAAAATAAAGACGAAAACCTGGTAGACTGGTTGCGCGAGTATTCAGGTACCGATCAGGATGAACAATTTGTAAGAAGCTTTCTGGGCAGAATGCTTTTCTCAGGCGAAGAGGTATTGAAAAATGTTAAAGTGCTGTCCGGAGGTGAAAAGATGCGTTGCGTGTTCTCTCAAATGATGTTAAAACATGCCAACTTGTTGTTGTTTGATGAGCCAACCAATCACCTCGACCTCGAATCGATTACCGCATTAAACAATGGTTTAAAAGACTTTAAAGGTACAGCATTGTTCACCTCACGAGATCATGCTTTAACTGAGTCTGTAGCTACACGTATTATCGAACTGACCCCTAAGGGTGCCATTGATAAAATGATGACGTATGACGAATACATTAGCAGCGCTGATGTTGCGGAATTGAGGGCGCAGATGTATTCAAAATAA